The following proteins come from a genomic window of Nocardioides albertanoniae:
- a CDS encoding YeeE/YedE family protein, producing the protein MSLADRLGPDRGLSPDLRIDQAPPSEPGSPPQAIVVIIGGLVTLGLGAFVLLAKGQLPAILFALGVALGFVLFHSRFGFTSAWRQLVSVRQGSSLRAHMLMLAVAVTLFAPILANQWTYQGVPAAGAIAPIGFGLFIGAFLFGVGMQLGGSCASGTLFAVGSGQSAILLTLGGFIIGSIPGALTLAWWNGLPAQQPVDLSVTFGGYAGGWAATLVVIALVVGLTYLVGRGREKPPVGRAPVATGFARALRGSWPLWAGAIGLALLNALTLYVSGSPWGITFAFALWGSKILDAVGVDVLSWAFWQDPANLAKYQAGIFVEKTSIMDLGIVLGALLASAAAGAWLLHRRIPLRLAVGAVLGGILMGYGARIAGGCNIGAYFSGIASMSLHGWLWGLTAILGTFAGLALRPLFGLTNPKPTDSVC; encoded by the coding sequence ATGTCTCTCGCTGACCGCCTCGGTCCCGACCGCGGCCTCTCCCCCGACCTGCGGATCGACCAGGCTCCACCCTCGGAGCCCGGGTCGCCGCCGCAGGCGATCGTCGTGATCATCGGGGGCCTCGTCACGCTCGGTCTCGGCGCCTTCGTGCTGCTCGCGAAGGGTCAGCTGCCCGCGATCCTGTTCGCCCTGGGCGTGGCGCTCGGGTTCGTGCTGTTCCACAGCCGCTTCGGGTTCACCTCCGCATGGCGTCAGCTGGTCTCGGTGCGGCAGGGCTCGTCGCTGCGCGCGCACATGCTGATGCTGGCGGTCGCGGTGACCCTGTTCGCCCCGATCCTGGCCAACCAGTGGACCTACCAGGGAGTGCCGGCCGCCGGCGCGATCGCGCCGATCGGCTTCGGGCTCTTCATCGGTGCGTTCCTCTTCGGCGTCGGGATGCAGCTCGGCGGCTCGTGCGCCTCCGGCACGCTCTTCGCGGTCGGCAGCGGCCAGAGCGCGATCCTGCTGACCCTGGGCGGCTTCATCATCGGCTCGATCCCCGGCGCGCTGACCCTCGCCTGGTGGAACGGGCTGCCCGCCCAGCAGCCGGTCGACCTCTCGGTCACCTTCGGCGGGTACGCCGGCGGCTGGGCCGCCACCCTGGTCGTCATCGCGCTCGTGGTCGGCCTGACCTACTTGGTCGGTCGCGGCCGGGAGAAGCCGCCGGTGGGCCGGGCGCCGGTCGCGACCGGGTTCGCCCGAGCGCTGCGCGGTTCGTGGCCGCTGTGGGCCGGCGCGATCGGGCTGGCGCTGCTCAACGCCCTGACCCTCTACGTCTCCGGGAGCCCGTGGGGGATCACGTTCGCCTTCGCCCTGTGGGGCTCGAAGATCCTCGACGCGGTCGGGGTCGACGTACTCTCCTGGGCGTTCTGGCAGGATCCCGCCAACCTGGCCAAGTATCAGGCAGGCATCTTCGTGGAGAAGACCTCGATCATGGACCTCGGGATCGTGCTCGGCGCGCTGCTCGCCTCCGCCGCCGCGGGCGCCTGGCTCCTGCACCGCCGGATCCCGCTCAGGCTGGCCGTGGGCGCCGTGCTCGGCGGCATCCTGATGGGCTACGGCGCCCGGATCGCCGGCGGCTGCAACATCGGCGCCTACTTCTCCGGCATCGCCTCGATGAGCCTGCACGGCTGGCTCTGGGGCCTGACCGCCATCCTCGGCACCTTCGCCGGCCTGGCGCTGCGCCCGCTCTTCGGGCTCACCAACCCGAAACCGACCGACTCGGTCTGCTGA
- a CDS encoding serine protein kinase RIO, producing the protein MTQENISADPADSLAGIDSKFVFDFQAYDDLDDGQRWTTWLAVEPLSRGPEPRPDWLVTSQGAIDTELGILKTGKEADAFLLVRADPLEPEHEAVMVAKRYRDTDHRTFHRAASYTEGRSVKRSRDERALKKNSTFGREVAKAEWANAEWNALVRCWELGLPVPYPVQIDGTEILMEWIAVDGRDGELETAPRLAQTRPERHVLEMWWDGLVDALATMVQAGLVHGDLSPYNILAQHDRLVIIDLPQVIDLVGNPMGFDFLLRDITNVAKWFQARGLEIDEQEVYADLMAHAF; encoded by the coding sequence GTGACTCAGGAGAACATCTCCGCTGATCCCGCCGACTCGCTGGCCGGGATCGACTCGAAGTTCGTCTTCGACTTCCAGGCCTACGACGACCTGGACGACGGACAACGCTGGACCACCTGGCTCGCCGTCGAGCCACTCTCCCGTGGCCCGGAGCCGCGGCCGGACTGGTTGGTGACCTCCCAGGGCGCCATCGACACCGAGCTCGGCATCCTCAAGACCGGCAAGGAGGCCGACGCCTTCCTGCTGGTGCGCGCCGACCCGCTCGAGCCCGAGCACGAGGCGGTGATGGTGGCCAAGCGCTACCGCGACACCGACCATCGCACCTTCCATCGGGCGGCCAGCTACACCGAGGGCCGCTCGGTCAAGCGCTCGCGTGACGAGCGCGCGCTGAAGAAGAACTCGACCTTCGGCCGCGAGGTCGCCAAGGCCGAGTGGGCCAACGCCGAGTGGAACGCGCTCGTACGCTGCTGGGAGCTCGGCCTCCCGGTGCCCTATCCCGTGCAGATCGACGGCACCGAGATCCTGATGGAGTGGATCGCGGTCGACGGTCGCGACGGCGAGCTCGAGACGGCTCCGCGACTGGCCCAGACCCGGCCCGAGCGGCACGTGCTCGAGATGTGGTGGGACGGGCTCGTCGACGCGCTCGCCACGATGGTGCAGGCGGGGCTGGTCCACGGTGACCTCTCCCCCTACAACATCCTCGCCCAGCACGACCGCCTCGTCATCATCGATCTCCCCCAGGTCATCGACCTCGTCGGCAACCCGATGGGTTTCGACTTCCTGCTCCGCGACATCACCAACGTCGCGAAGTGGTTCCAGGCCCGTGGCCTCGAGATCGACGAGCAGGAGGTCTACGCCGATCTGATGGCCCACGCCTTCTGA
- a CDS encoding ABC transporter substrate-binding protein, producing the protein MRSRRAGVLVLAVGLALGVVGYVAYAGTIAPRSQAGDPERWSRSVAEATPQQVLGGERRPGFPSVQRVEHDGLSFTVTVAPALPGRNLVRVDAASLEGHEHEAEDDELSVEVDGGAAPVEPTERPGADGLWAVVDLPTGNPTVLVAHGPEHRIPVMLETGSAGSADPLWAGPDGPECLQSSTATILAGGKAPTSCPAARLGARDRAALTTTVKTLTSRGVKEIALAADSSARSRAGERLVRHLAAAGGVRVVGPTAEPGERSALVVVSGWEPAAERLATNLRLPVEKQALRSDGVWLAPWLLSPGVVDSTNGAMIPLDFDIRDEAAQRYSQTLADYFPEQAPTGSAYVAWRAAVGGARERGELAFYAASRAAYMPAEPGHGSHETSVSWFPGGTVTRVSLPTTG; encoded by the coding sequence ATGCGGTCCCGCCGGGCGGGCGTGCTCGTGCTCGCCGTCGGGCTCGCTCTCGGGGTGGTCGGCTACGTCGCGTACGCAGGCACGATCGCCCCGCGCTCGCAGGCCGGCGACCCGGAGCGGTGGTCGAGGTCGGTCGCCGAGGCCACCCCGCAGCAGGTGCTCGGCGGCGAGCGCCGGCCGGGCTTCCCCTCGGTGCAGCGGGTGGAGCACGACGGCCTCTCCTTCACCGTCACCGTCGCCCCGGCGCTGCCGGGACGCAACCTCGTACGCGTCGACGCAGCCTCGCTCGAGGGGCACGAGCACGAGGCCGAGGACGACGAGCTGAGCGTCGAGGTCGACGGCGGCGCGGCTCCGGTCGAGCCGACCGAGCGGCCGGGCGCCGACGGGCTGTGGGCGGTCGTCGACCTACCCACGGGCAACCCGACGGTCCTGGTCGCGCACGGCCCCGAGCACCGGATCCCGGTGATGCTGGAGACCGGGTCCGCGGGGTCGGCCGACCCGCTCTGGGCGGGTCCTGACGGGCCGGAGTGCCTGCAGAGCTCCACCGCGACCATCCTGGCCGGCGGCAAGGCTCCCACCTCCTGCCCCGCCGCGAGGCTGGGTGCGCGGGACCGAGCCGCGCTGACCACGACCGTCAAGACCCTCACCTCCCGCGGGGTCAAGGAGATCGCGCTCGCCGCCGACTCCTCGGCCCGCTCACGGGCCGGAGAGCGGCTCGTCCGACACCTGGCCGCGGCCGGCGGCGTGCGGGTCGTCGGCCCGACGGCCGAGCCCGGCGAGCGCAGCGCGCTGGTGGTCGTCAGCGGATGGGAGCCGGCCGCCGAGCGGCTCGCCACCAACCTGCGGCTGCCGGTGGAGAAGCAGGCGCTCCGCTCCGACGGCGTGTGGTTGGCGCCCTGGCTCCTCTCCCCCGGCGTCGTCGACTCGACCAACGGCGCGATGATCCCGCTCGACTTCGACATCCGCGACGAAGCCGCGCAGCGATACAGCCAGACGCTCGCCGACTACTTCCCCGAGCAGGCACCCACCGGGTCGGCGTACGTCGCCTGGCGCGCTGCCGTCGGTGGCGCCCGCGAGCGCGGCGAGCTGGCGTTCTACGCGGCATCGCGTGCGGCGTACATGCCGGCGGAGCCTGGCCACGGGAGCCACGAGACCTCCGTCTCCTGGTTCCCCGGGGGCACGGTCACCCGGGTCAGCCTTCCGACCACCGGATAG